In Malus sylvestris chromosome 2, drMalSylv7.2, whole genome shotgun sequence, the genomic stretch TCAGTCAATAATGtaaatttaaagtttttatcGGCTCTGTTAATTGGTGCCTCCAAGTTCCCCAAATTATGCTTCCACCTTGTTGTATGATTTAGACTCAATATAAGAAATTGTCCATTCACTTGCTTATAGTTTCACTAAACCATCAATTGTTTCTTGTTTTCAGTATGACACAAAGTACTATTACGAAATTGGAAATGGCAGTTCATCTCGAGAATTTTGGTTTACAACACCTCCAAAGGTCGACCCAAATTCTCACTACACATTTGGGATCATAGGTGAGTTGTTTTCTCTCTGCAAAGGGTCCGATAACAGTTAGTTTCTCTAAGCTGTGACCACAGCCTGATATACTTGTACCCTAGGAATTCTTGTCATTCTTTATGTAAAATAATGTTGAATTATGTAGTTTCTCCTAATAAATCATTATCTGTATGTTGCAGGTGATTTGGGTCAGACGTTTAACTCTCTGTCAACTCTTGAGCACTATATGAATAGTGCAGGACAGGCTGTTTTATACGTTGGAGATCTTTCCTATGCTGATAGATATGAGTATAATGACATAGGTTTACGGTGGGACACATGGGCTCGATTCGTTGAGCAAAGTACTGCATATCAGTCATGGATGTGGTCTACTGGCAATCATGACATTGATTACAGGCCTTCTATGGTAAAGTATCAAGCATATCTAACTGTCTGAGTTACTTTTGTCACtagtctttttttattattctgcCTTAGAACTCTATGCGATGAAAATATATCTGCAACATAAAAAAGTTGTAAAATATTAGTGATATCTAAATAAGTTTATATACATGATTTGTTGTGTTCCGCAACTCCTATCACGTTAACAGTGCAACCTAAAAATTATTGGTTTATCTAACTATTAGTTTTGTACATTTTCTAGGGAGAAATTACTCCGTTCAAGAACTATCTTCACCGGTATGCTACTCCTTATTTGGCCTCTAATAGTAGCAATCCTCTTTGGTATGCCATCAGACGTGCATCAGCTCATATAATCGTGTTGTCCAGTTACTCCCCATTTGGTAATTGTACATTCCTACACCTTCAAATATGTGAACAGacactttctattttgtgcCAGTACACCTTACATCAGTTATTAACTTCGTCACCAGTGAAGTACACGCCCCAATATCTGTGGCTAGCAGAAGAATTGAAAAAGGTTGACAGGGAAAAGACACCTTGGCTCATAGTCCTTATGCATATTCCAATGTACAATAGTAATGACGCTCATTTCAAGGAAGGTGAAAGCATGCGAGCGGTGTTTGAGAGTTGGTTCGTTCAATACAAAGTTGATGTGGTGTTTGCTGGCCACGTCCATGCTTATGAGAGATCGGTATGATTCTTTACCTTTTATGTTTTCTATCGTATCCTATTATATGATATGACTTGATACGGCATTCAACGTTGGAGTAGAATCTTATAATTCCATACATCTTTGTGTACACAATTCTGTTATTCTAGCATCGAGGTCCATTGAAGTTTGTAATACTTAACGGACATTTCGTGTTATTCATACAATTTGTGCCATTTCATCGCTAGATTGTGGGTCacatttttcttccctttttatTTCAGTATCGTATCTCCAATATACAATACAACATAACGAGTGGTATCTGGTACCCCATACCAGACAAATCAGCTCCTGTATATGTAAATGTTGGAGATGGAGGGAACAATGAAGGACTGGCTGCACGGTAGGAACTCTAGTCTAGTTTCTTTATTACGATTTTGTTTCGTTAATAAGTAAAAAGATCAGTTGAAACAGGATAGCATAATTTAAGAGACATAATTTCATTTCGTTGATTTGATCACCAACAGTCGGTAGGGAAATCGAGTTCCTTTTGTGCGGACAGTCTTGACTAACACATGTTCTATGGTGTCTGTAGGTATAGGGATCCACAACCAGATTATTCTGCATTCCGAGAAGCAAGCTATGGGCATTCCACGCTCGAGCTTATGAACAGGACACACGCACTCTACCATTGGAACCGCAATGATGAAGGGAAGAAAACTGCAGCGGACGCATTTGTATTGCATAACCAGTATTGGCAAGCATAGCCATACCGTCTTCATATTTTCGTTGCCAAAACAGGGAGCAATCACTTTTCGGTAATCCAACTTAGTAAACGTGTTTGGTACTGAGTTTTGGTAATGCAGGGGTACTAATCACAGGTCTGAAGAAGCATAATGTTAGGAAGTTCATGGACGAAAATGCTATGTACTGATGAATAATCGATCACGTCGATCGGGCCCTTCGATGATTGGAACCATGTGAACTCTGAGTTAGCCTTTAAACTTCAACAGTGCAAAATTTCAAGTCGTTAAATTGTTCGATTAATCTAGCTGAAGTTTTAGCATCGTGGGGAGAAACATGGCTTGTCTATTTGCTGACTACTTTTAAATGCCTATGAGATTTCAGATTTAGTTAATTTTGGGCACATATGATCGTTGAAGAGGGGCTTAGAAAATAGACTGTTCAAATCATCGTGCAACATTACAGGATGAGAATGCAAGCCAAAGTGGTTGCCAGCTTTCGcatacataaataaaaaataaaaataaatgcgAGCAAATAAGGCAACCAAGTCATCGGGCACCATTGAATCAAATGAGAAAATCCAGCATAAAattaagagaactttaacgaaaagctctcggtactgtttactttaacgaaaaaccacattttaacactaaaaagtcaatcctggtactattcattttactatttaaaactcaaagtttttaagtcatttttattagttttcttaaaattAACTCGGTCAAAATACTGAAATGTCACCAAAGCTCGCAATGTGGCATCCGATCCTATTAACCATGCATTTTCCGCGACAGTCAGGCGGGCAGTGACATAAGAACCCCTCCAAACGAACCACAACGCAGCTGGAAAAGATGGGAGTAGTAAACCGTAACCGAAGGCGAAGATGCAGAATCCCGCAACAAATACACAGTAACGCAGGTCCATATATAATCTGACAATCCAGGCAAAGAGGAACTGAGTAACCCCGCGCGTAGAATCTGATCGGTAATACGGTATACAACTTCACTACATTTATGACAGGTACTATGAAAAAACTAAATGTACACCATCTGAGTACCTTCCATGTTTGTGAATCAAGCATTTGTGAAGGTGTCTTTGGTGCTCTGTATACATCTCTGGGCGGATAGTACATCTTCGATCCACCGTTAGCCATGCAACAGTCGACATAGATCAATTAAGAATCACGGTAAATTGGTTGGGCATTCCACTTAAGCTGCACGTTCAATTTCCCGGATTTGGCCCCATCTAGCGGTATCGAGTCTTGGTATTCCCCTTCTAAGATAACCCTAGTGAGGGTCATGATGCATCTGCCCATATAGTCCTGCACGATACGAGAAGGGCCTAGGTTAGGACACGTCAGAAAGTAAAGGTCAAAGCCACCATGAGACAGTTGAGAAACATTGCCATCACGTTCGAAAGTAAAAATCATATGAAGAACTGAAAAAACTAGTACCTTGCCGAAAGTGTCGTGGTCCCAGACTTCGAGCATGAGCATGTCATGCAATCCATCCTCGACAACAAAGTCAAAAGTTTGATTCCAAACAGGATTCAAGTTGTCGTTAACTACCTGAGAGGACAAATAATTTTAAAGATCAACAAAACTTAAAGGAgcaagtggccctttaccaTAATGGTGGAAAGGTGTTGAGCCCTTGCATGACGACGTGGGTTTAAACCCCTttggtggctaatctaacatctacaacaacaacaacaacaacaacaacaaagccttttcccactaagtggggtcggctatatgaatcctagaacgccattgcgctcggttttgtgtcatgtcctccgttagaaccaagtactctaagtcttttcttagagtctcttccaaagttttcctaggtcttcctctacccctttggccctgaacctctgtcccgtagtcacatcttcgaaccggagcgtcagtaggccttctttgcacatgtccaaatcaccggaaccgattttctctcatctttccttcaatttcggccactcctactttacctcgaatatcctcatttccaatcttatcatttcttgtgtgcccacacatcccacgaagcatcctcgtctccgccacacccattttgtgtacgtgttgatgcttcaccgcccaacattctgtgccatacaacatcgctggccttattgccgtcctataaaattttcccttgagcttcagtggcctacgacggttacacaacccgccggatgcactcttacacttcatctatccaacttctattctatggttgagatctctctaattctccgttctcttgcacgatatatcctaggtagcgaaaacggtcgctttttgtgatcttcgctagattgctccgatcattagtgtggataagtatataaatggatatagataggaaagcaaacacaagatgtacgtggttcacccagattggctacgtccacggaatagaggagttctcattaattgtgaagggtttacacaagtacataggttcaagctttcctttagtgagtacaggtgaatgatttagtacaaatgacattaggaaatattgtgggagaatgatctcgtaatcacgaaacttctaagtatcggaatgtggtatcgtcttgacttgccttatctgtctcacaggtagatgtggcatcttctctggaagtactcttcctccatccaggggtggtatctttaactggtggagatgcacaaggtaatgtatcaatttcacttgaagcttacttgtagtttcaggcttggtcaagcgcgatacaaaccatgtagtaggagtccctcaagttgccgagctaggggatttgctgaaagaggtgacagacaaggtaagcaatcagagctccggctgattgttcacattctccctatcttgcaggcagcatgaaggataaagagaagaaaaatgagaagagatgatatgggatacttttgcttttgaagaagtaactttccacaggcttattcttgaactgagctggagggttttctggtttcctccagagtataaggccgactgaagaatttgagggtcaaaacaagtccatcaaatctagagtacgttcgaccctactgatatggggtacttttgctttgacagagtaatggatgtatcggcacgtgtgctgttacgcttgtctccacatgcttccttgtatccttctcacttgccctatctgttcctcaggcagatgcggtatcttccctggaagcataagatgttgaagatgagtactcgagagcaatgccaggtaagtaagttccaggcagtcagttcctggctggaagcttgattccaagtgctgactgattgctctctttctccttgtcttgcaggtaagaacaaggccaaaggaaaagacaaggaaaaagcatgatatgggatactcttgcttttaaccctgatgatatgagatattcttgctctagtataacttgtttgcagaggtattatcggggggaaagaaagctgaatatttcgaaaggcttcgttgagagtgccctctcatatatgaggaagggttgagcatttttgcaggtctgtctgtccgttggggatggaggttgacatatataggagtctccttaacaacaagtagtaatgctattcctttaccctgtcagagcactttgaaaaagtggtctgtggtatgtggaaagctgatgttgcgtgtgaagattacagacagctttatccaaggagatccggctcttgtagttgggaaagtgttgcctcttcggttttcgaacaagcaatcctatcagggatctggctctcgagattcggataacgatgtctcttcgatttttgagaaagcaatcctgctgggggtctggctctcgagattcggagagcggtgtctcttcgatttttgagaaggtaatcatgttgggagtctggctctcgagattcggagggcggtgcctcttcgattttggagcaagcaatcttgttgggagtgttttctcgaatgtgagtaaaggttgggcatgtttgctagtctaccttgccacgaagcacagaggttgacacacagggactttccaattatccagcaatggtactgttcctttaccctctcttcgatttttgagaaagtagtcatgttgggagtctggctctcgagattcggaggacggtgcctcttcgattttggagcaagcaatcttgttgggagtgttttctcgaatgtgagtaaaggttgggcatgtttgctagtctaccttgccacgaagcacagaggttgacacacagggactttccaattatccagcagtgatactgttcctttacccttgtgggtaataatatggggtagctagaccttcaaaatttatgtgtctaaactttgttagtgctgtttctttgctattcttttacccgtcttggtcagagcgatgtagtggaagctgcaagcttcacgtgctcaactttggcagagaactttggcaaagttatctgtgatacacatgagctactattgcgtgtgggaagtgggtgattgaacagtaagactcatgtgctttctacttcaccagaagtcttcgacagaatgcccataatttccgcaaagctgagtgtgcgtgtgacaggtgctgccaaggctggaaaagtaggtgcctcttcgatttctgagatcggccctcgtggtctctgagcagcccaacttttgagaaagcaagcgcctcttcgatttctgagatcggccttcgtggtctttgagcagcccaacttttgagaaagcagacgcctcttcgatttctgagatcgaccctcgtggtctctgagcagcccagcttttgagaaagcaaacgcctcttcgatttctgagcaggcgcctcttcgatttctgaagctccgttgagtgcagatttttataggggctggcattaagttccaaagcacacttgaatctccaccagtagaagctccattcttacacttctaagatcttgatttgttcgacctcttctctcttcaacacctttgaaaatgtctggcccctccgaccgtcgttttgacttgaaccttgttgaagaggcagccccgccttctccagacaacatatggcgcccatccttcgtctcccctactggtcctcttaccgttggggattccgttatgaagaatgatatgaccgctgcggtggtggccaggaaccttctcactcccaaagataacagactactttccaaacgatctgatgagttagctgttaaggattctctggctctcagtgttcagtgtgcaggttctgtgtctaatatggcccaacgcctatttgctcgaacccgccaagttgaatcattggcggctgaagtgatgagtctcaaacaggagattagagggctcaagcatgagaataaacagttgcaccgtctcgcacatgactatgctacaaacatgaagaggaagctggaccagatgaaggaatctgatggtcaggttttacttgatcatcagagatttgtgggtttgttccaaaggcatttattgccttcgtcttctggggctgtaccgcgtaatgaagctcctaatgatcaacctctgatgcctcctccttctagggttctgtccagtactgaggctccgaatgatccccctccggtgccttctctttctggggctctaccgactgctgcgacttctcctaagcaacctttgtgaaggctctctcttgtttgtttattttgactcatgtatatgtacatatttgtagcttatcggggatatcaataaataagctttccttcatttcaacgtattgtgttaaatacaccaaagccttcttctctaagttctttgaattttcttttgttggagctttgtgagtggagcatgtaggttgaggtagtgttcccttaatttcctgagtgaggaaaacttctcggttggagacttggaaaatccaagtcactgagtgggatcggctacatgaatcttagaacgccattgtgctcggtcctgtgtcatgtccttcgttagatccaagtactctaagtcttttcttagagtctcttccaaagttttcttaggtcttcctctaccccttcggccctgaacctctgtcccatagtcgcatcttctaatcggagcgtcagtaggccttctttgcacatgtccaaaccaccgtaaccgattttctctcatctttcctaacatctaatctaacaaaatctatcgtttgacccaaaaaaaaaaaaacaaacaaaacttaTAGGCTACAACTACACAAATGAACAAGGCAGCAAGCGTTATGACGGGCAATTAAAACTAGAGTCTTTTGGCATTCAGAATCTTACCctagttttgttttttgatcCTGATTTCTTTAAGGTGAGTATTATGTAAGGATCAGCCTTCCCCATGAGATCAGCAGGTGGCAAGTCCTCAGCAGATATCATAGTAATAGTTAGTACACCTCTAATTATGACCTCCCTTTTCTTCTGTGCGGCTTCCTTTTCACTTTCAGTAGCATCTGTTCCGTTCATTCCACTGTTAAGCACCTTTTCCAAAGAGGTCATTGCAGAGTTGGAAGTAAAAGGATTAGCGAAGCCATTCTCCATGCCAAATGGACAATATAACAGCTCCAAATGCACctaaaacagaaagaaaaacgTTTAAGAAAAAGTGAAAATTCGTCTCATAATATATCAGAAAGAAAATACAACTATAGCGGGTTGGAGCATATATTATGATCTAATTTCAAATTCCAGTAGCCATCCATCCACAGAGAGGTGTAAATTCCAATAGCCATTCATAGTATGATCCGTAAAGCATCTCAAAATTAATTGCTGTTATTAGTGACCCATAGGATGAAGATTAGTCTTCTAACCTGCCCGCGGTTTTTATTATCTCTTTGGACATCCAAGCTTTTAACCAGCTTCAACCAGACATCCTTCACTTTACCAGGCTGAAGCTCACTTAGTTGTACTTGAGCACATCCAATGAGCTCAGATGCTTGAAACCCCTCATCATCATACACTTTGACCACCAAATGTTGAGTCGATTCATCTTCAACAATAAATTCAAAGTGCTCATTCCAGATTGGATTCAAATCATTGTTCTGACGAGGAAGACAAAAATATAGAGTTTCTTCAAAcccaattaaaagaaaaacaaataagtaAATGCATGGATATATAAGAAGATCCGAATATTTACAATGGTTTTGCTTCTTTTCATTCTGTTGGGTAAAGGTCGTATGTATAGTCTTGCAAACGGATCTGATTTTCCCACCATGTCTTTATTTGTTAACTCCTTTGCCTGCACAAGTTTCACCTCTAGCATTCCGACTGGCTTTAACTCCAGATCACTAACCAAATGAAGTtaatagtgttaaaaaaaaaattaaaaccattGAATAAATGATTTAACAAATATTGATAGGTGAGAAATGGACAATCCTGTGCATTCTCCTTTACCTGTAATCCCCTGGCAAAATGGGAAAAACTTTCCGAACAGGCCATGTAATTGAATCTTCAACGGCATCCCGTATTGTCCCCTGTATAAATATTATGCCTCTCAATTAAACCAAGTATGTATGATAAAACAAATGCTGCATATATTTAATAAGACCTCCTAACTCTTCTAGTGTTGGaaagtactgttcattttaatgcaAAGCAAGTATGATAAAACTGATCCTGCATGTATGAAATAAGACCTACTAAGTCGTATATCGTTTAAAGACTATTATACGTATCTTGCAAAGTCATCCCTTCCAGCCGTTCAATTGGTTTGATTTAATTTACAAGCAAGGATGTATGAAACCTGATGTCTGCATGTGAGTTGCCAGATGACAAAATATAAATCATACATAAGTGCAAGAAtcaattaagaaagaaaaaactgtGGAATTGCTCAAACCTCAATTGCATCAGATATCCCAGGTAATGCAGATATGTCGCCACCCACAACTTTAAGCTTAAAATCTAACTTTTTCTGCAAACAACAAAACACAGTTGCTAAATCGGAGTTGTTGATTGTGTCTCCGGCAATCTAACAGCATTCAGCTAGCTATTGATGACAGAATATCAATAATCCTACaaataaaaaggtcgtacccagtgcacaaggctcccgctttacgcagggtatGCTATTTTATGCGAAATATGTAACCTCCATTCAAAATTCTTTTAAACATGGCTCTAGAAATAGAAGCTACCTTTTCTCTCAATGAGTAACAAACAGCTCCAAAGCACGGAAACTCGTCAACCAGAGGCTTGAAGATCAGCCTGAATACCCCCGTGAATCCAATATCTTTCACCTGAAAATCAACATATCAGTTATCAATCAAAGATAAAAGTATATATATTCTTATCATGAgctttagaagaaaaaaaacctcTACTGCCGGAAGCAAGTAGGCATTAAGTTGCAGATTACCTGCACAGGTAGTGCTACGCCAACTAAAGTCTTGATAGCAAGTATTATACTCGGATTTCCATCCCACTGCATTTCCAACTCCATAGTGATACTGTCACCTCCACCTTCAACTATAGAAAcgcctaatgaaaaaaaaaaaacctctctcATTACAACCCCGACGTTAATGAATGCTTATTGCTTTGCAGAAGCTTCATTTAACGCTCCTGCTTTTAATGATATCGAAAACCATAACAAATTGGAAGATTTTGATCCGCTATCATCTATACTATACATAATCCTTAAAAACAGAACCAGAAACAACTGGCATGCTCACGGCCATAACGCGATTCAACTTAGAAACTACTTAGGAGTATGCCTAACTCTAAGTTCATGACTTACAGATATATTTAGGGATTACCTACATGATCAATCAAGTTGTGGTGAAAAATAAGGAAATGTGACATCTTTGTGAAAAATAAGGAAACCCCATTTTCCAAACAAGCACAAAGAATTAAAAGAGACAACCTTTTTTTCGATCGTTAAATAAATTGAACTGACCTGTAAACTGAGGTGCCACCGTACCAAGAGTGAACTTGGAAAATTTGAGTGAGGACAATATGATTGGTCTGTACTGCTCCAGAACTGGCTCCACGGATGTCTTT encodes the following:
- the LOC126592189 gene encoding bifunctional purple acid phosphatase 26-like isoform X1, which produces MMAAVTRMESTLLGIIITSFVVLSFLANGKAAGITSTFLRSEYPAVDMPLDHKVFAVPKGYNAPQQVHITQGDYDGKAVIISWVMPDEPGDSKVQYGTSDKKYEFSAKGVVTNYTYYQYKSGYIHHCLVGGLEYDTKYYYEIGNGSSSREFWFTTPPKVDPNSHYTFGIIGDLGQTFNSLSTLEHYMNSAGQAVLYVGDLSYADRYEYNDIGLRWDTWARFVEQSTAYQSWMWSTGNHDIDYRPSMGEITPFKNYLHRYATPYLASNSSNPLWYAIRRASAHIIVLSSYSPFGNCTFLHLQICEQTLSILCQYTLHQLLTSSPVKYTPQYLWLAEELKKVDREKTPWLIVLMHIPMYNSNDAHFKEGESMRAVFESWFVQYKVDVVFAGHVHAYERSYRISNIQYNITSGIWYPIPDKSAPVYVNVGDGGNNEGLAARYRDPQPDYSAFREASYGHSTLELMNRTHALYHWNRNDEGKKTAADAFVLHNQYWQA
- the LOC126592178 gene encoding synaptotagmin-5-like isoform X1 encodes the protein MAFVFGLFLGILVGLAIILLFVRFENHRSKLRSELATTVAAFARMTVEDSRKLLPPEFYPSWVVFSHRQKLAWLNSHLEKMWPYVNEAASELIKTSVEPVLEQYRPIILSSLKFSKFTLGTVAPQFTGVSIVEGGGDSITMELEMQWDGNPSIILAIKTLVGVALPVQVKDIGFTGVFRLIFKPLVDEFPCFGAVCYSLREKKKLDFKLKVVGGDISALPGISDAIEGTIRDAVEDSITWPVRKVFPILPGDYSDLELKPVGMLEVKLVQAKELTNKDMVGKSDPFARLYIRPLPNRMKRSKTINNDLNPIWNEHFEFIVEDESTQHLVVKVYDDEGFQASELIGCAQVQLSELQPGKVKDVWLKLVKSLDVQRDNKNRGQVHLELLYCPFGMENGFANPFTSNSAMTSLEKVLNSGMNGTDATESEKEAAQKKREVIIRGVLTITMISAEDLPPADLMGKADPYIILTLKKSGSKNKTRVVNDNLNPVWNQTFDFVVEDGLHDMLMLEVWDHDTFGKDYMGRCIMTLTRVILEGEYQDSIPLDGAKSGKLNVQLKWNAQPIYRDS
- the LOC126592178 gene encoding synaptotagmin-5-like isoform X2 produces the protein MWPYVNEAASELIKTSVEPVLEQYRPIILSSLKFSKFTLGTVAPQFTGVSIVEGGGDSITMELEMQWDGNPSIILAIKTLVGVALPVQVKDIGFTGVFRLIFKPLVDEFPCFGAVCYSLREKKKLDFKLKVVGGDISALPGISDAIEGTIRDAVEDSITWPVRKVFPILPGDYSDLELKPVGMLEVKLVQAKELTNKDMVGKSDPFARLYIRPLPNRMKRSKTINNDLNPIWNEHFEFIVEDESTQHLVVKVYDDEGFQASELIGCAQVQLSELQPGKVKDVWLKLVKSLDVQRDNKNRGQVHLELLYCPFGMENGFANPFTSNSAMTSLEKVLNSGMNGTDATESEKEAAQKKREVIIRGVLTITMISAEDLPPADLMGKADPYIILTLKKSGSKNKTRVVNDNLNPVWNQTFDFVVEDGLHDMLMLEVWDHDTFGKDYMGRCIMTLTRVILEGEYQDSIPLDGAKSGKLNVQLKWNAQPIYRDS
- the LOC126592189 gene encoding bifunctional purple acid phosphatase 26-like isoform X2 — protein: MMAAVTRMESTLLGIIITSFVVLSFLANGKAAGITSTFLRSEYPAVDMPLDHKVFAVPKGYNAPQQVHITQGDYDGKAVIISWVMPDEPGDSKVQYGTSDKKYEFSAKGVVTNYTYYQYKSGYIHHCLVGGLEYDTKYYYEIGNGSSSREFWFTTPPKVDPNSHYTFGIIGDLGQTFNSLSTLEHYMNSAGQAVLYVGDLSYADRYEYNDIGLRWDTWARFVEQSTAYQSWMWSTGNHDIDYRPSMGEITPFKNYLHRYATPYLASNSSNPLWYAIRRASAHIIVLSSYSPFVKYTPQYLWLAEELKKVDREKTPWLIVLMHIPMYNSNDAHFKEGESMRAVFESWFVQYKVDVVFAGHVHAYERSYRISNIQYNITSGIWYPIPDKSAPVYVNVGDGGNNEGLAARYRDPQPDYSAFREASYGHSTLELMNRTHALYHWNRNDEGKKTAADAFVLHNQYWQA